The following are encoded together in the Diabrotica undecimpunctata isolate CICGRU chromosome 7, icDiaUnde3, whole genome shotgun sequence genome:
- the LOC140446514 gene encoding uncharacterized protein, producing MGVSLDELASILDTSEKKILRREFSQLDDDAFNLLTCKGVFCYVYIDSTDKLEETSLPSSDHFYNKLNDEYISDEKYAHAQNVWKKFNFKNLGEFSDLYLKTDILLLADVFEQFRQKCRDTYKLDPAWYYTMPGYTWDCMLKYTQCKLDLLKDIDMILFMEKCIRGGISGCSNRYSEANNKYTLRYDPTQPTKYILYLDVNNLYGWAMSEALPIGGFKWVEDITKFEVNSTNLPKGHIDIMSIPDNAKEGYFFQVDLEYPRELHDKHKDFPFAAEHRIPPGSKLPKLIPTLYHKTKYIIHYRNLKQALANGLILTKIHRVLKFNQSAWLRPYIELNTNLRAAATSSFEKNVFKLMNNAVFGKTMEKIRRHRIVKLCKKWHGRYGARNLIASSRFHSRKIFSENLVATELTKAEVCFNKPLIIGAAILDISKLCMYDFHYNFMLPMMGGENCSLLYMDTDSFIYELQCSDAYKEVLKAYQSKFDTSDYAENNPYEIKRLNKKVPGLMKDEVNGKIITHFIGLRSKIYTFKIQITDEEREKER from the coding sequence ATGGGAGTTTCACTCGACGAATTGGCATCAATTTTAGATACATCGGAAAAGAAGATTTTAAGACGAGAATTTAGTCAATTAGATGATGATGCATTCAATTTGCTAACGTGTAAAGGAGTATTTTGCTATGTTTATATTGACAGTACAGATAAATTAGAGGAAACTTCTTTGCCTTCAAGTGATCATTTCTATAACAAATTGAATGATGAATATATTAGTGATGAGAAGTATGCTCATGCGCAAAATGTTTggaagaaatttaattttaaaaatttgggAGAATTTAgcgatttgtatttaaaaacagatattctgCTGTTGGCTGATGTATTTGAGCAGTTccgacaaaaatgtcgagacacaTATAAACTAGATCCAGCATGGTATTATACTATGCCTGGGTATACGTGGGATTGTATGCTCAAATACACACAATGCAAATTAGATTTATTAAAGGATATTGATATGATTTTATTCATGGAAAAATGCATAAGAGGTGGAATATCTGGTTGTAGTAATAGATATTCGGAAGCTAATAATAAATACACATTACGTTATGATCCCACACAGCCCACTAAGTACATCCTGTACTTAGACGTAAACAATCTGTATGGCTGGGCCATGAGTGAAGCTTTACCAATAGGAGGATTCAAGTGGGTTGAAGACATAACCAAATTTGAAGTAAACTCCACTAATCTTCCCAAAGGTCATATCGATATTATGTCAATACCGGATAATGCGAAAGAAGgctattttttccaagttgactTAGAGTATCCACGTGAATTACATGACAAacataaagattttccatttGCTGCCGAACACCGCATTCCGCCCGGTTCAAAATTACCAAAGTTAATACCAACCTTAtatcacaaaacaaaatatattattcattatagaaatCTTAAACAGGCATTGGCCAACGGATTAATTTTAACAAAGATACATAGAGTTTTGAAATTTAATCAATCTGCGTGGCTGCGACCGTACATTGAGTTAAATACCAACTTACGAGCAGCAGCCACAAGTAGCTTCGAGAAAAATGTGttcaaattgatgaataatgCTGTGTTCGGGAAGACCATGGAGAAAATAAGGCGTCATCGTattgtaaaattatgtaaaaaatggCATGGAAGGTACGGAGCCAGAAATCTGATTGCAAGTAGTCGGTTTCATAGTCGTAAAATCTTTAGCGAAAATTTGGTGGCCACCGAACTAACGAAAGCAGAGGTATGTTTTAATAAACCTCTGATTATAGGCGCAGCAATCCTTGACATATCCAAATTATGTATGTATGATTTTCATTACAACTTTATGCTTCCAATGATGGGAGGAGAAAACTGTTCATTGCTCTATATGGATACAGACAGCTTTATTTATGAACTACAATGTTCAGATGCATACAAAGAGGTTTTAAAAGCATATCAGAGTAAATTCGATACCTCCGACTATGCCGAAAATAACCCATACGAGATAAAACGACTAAATAAAAAGGTACCTGGATTAATGAAGGACGAGGTAAATGGAaaaataattacacattttattgGGCTAAGATCAAAAATATACACATTTAAAATCCAAATAACTGACGAAGAGAGAGAAAAGGAAAGGTAG